A genomic region of Azospirillum sp. TSH58 contains the following coding sequences:
- a CDS encoding TetR/AcrR family transcriptional regulator: MAEITKAAGLTHGGFYGHFASKDALAAEACEAAFAESLGRLPADEESPEGALDAFLTRYLSDRHRDRPDAGCPMAAFAGEVARQDPAVQERFGAGVERFFEAVEKRLPERDGEGAADRRARAIAIVSALIGAWRWPAPPHRPSPSGRRKSWRRCAANSAILGGGRA; this comes from the coding sequence GTGGCGGAGATCACCAAGGCCGCCGGCCTGACCCACGGCGGATTCTACGGCCATTTCGCCTCGAAGGACGCGTTGGCCGCCGAGGCCTGCGAGGCCGCCTTCGCGGAAAGCCTCGGCCGGCTGCCCGCCGACGAGGAGTCACCGGAGGGGGCGCTCGACGCCTTCCTGACGCGCTACCTGAGCGACCGGCACCGCGACCGGCCGGACGCCGGCTGCCCGATGGCCGCCTTCGCCGGGGAGGTGGCGCGGCAGGACCCGGCGGTGCAGGAGCGCTTCGGGGCCGGCGTCGAGCGCTTCTTCGAGGCGGTGGAGAAGCGCCTGCCGGAGCGGGACGGGGAGGGCGCCGCCGACCGCCGCGCCCGCGCCATCGCCATCGTGTCGGCCCTGATCGGCGCATGGCGCTGGCCCGCGCCACCGCACCGACCGAGCCCGAGCGGTCGGCGGAAATCCTGGCGGCGTTGCGCCGCGAACTCGGCAATCCTGGGAGGCGGCAGGGCGTGA